One stretch of Lacrimispora sphenoides DNA includes these proteins:
- a CDS encoding AraC family transcriptional regulator — MPQFDRHKNRTVKIEFVTAEDFKTLPYKERFTIIFITDGSITGILNDRPMKISAPGVLCLSKEDTIKISDSNKVSAQSFSFHTDFLNSTRISEKLDNVSTNLRIQTGLSLFRRDHTQTGVPLVTAKAYPQLFEWFFVLGTEVSAQSDALWVCRIKKYLIQILGLLENLSHQAEQSPVDVVLEYIYTNYSNKIILEDLTSCAHLNRVSLNELFKERCGCTAMGYLQLYRMQVAGDLLIHTDMSLNEIARSTGFEYDTYFIKQFTAKRGLSPTSYRNFCREHAASL, encoded by the coding sequence ATGCCTCAATTTGACCGTCATAAAAACCGGACAGTAAAGATTGAATTTGTTACTGCCGAGGACTTTAAAACTCTTCCATATAAGGAGCGTTTTACAATTATTTTTATTACGGATGGAAGTATCACAGGGATATTGAATGACCGCCCAATGAAAATATCTGCACCAGGTGTTTTGTGTTTGTCGAAAGAAGATACAATAAAAATATCTGACAGTAACAAAGTATCAGCACAATCCTTCAGCTTTCATACGGATTTTTTAAACAGTACACGAATTTCTGAAAAGTTGGACAACGTTTCAACTAATTTAAGAATACAAACCGGTCTTTCACTTTTTCGCCGAGATCATACACAAACCGGGGTACCCCTTGTAACCGCTAAAGCATATCCGCAGTTATTTGAGTGGTTTTTTGTGCTTGGAACAGAAGTGTCTGCCCAAAGCGATGCACTTTGGGTATGCAGAATAAAAAAATACCTTATACAAATATTGGGTTTGCTTGAAAATCTAAGCCACCAGGCGGAACAATCACCAGTTGATGTAGTACTAGAATATATATACACGAATTATTCAAATAAAATTATATTGGAGGACTTAACCAGCTGTGCACACTTAAACCGGGTATCTTTAAATGAACTGTTTAAAGAAAGATGCGGTTGTACAGCAATGGGCTATTTGCAGTTGTACCGAATGCAGGTAGCAGGGGATCTTCTGATCCACACAGACATGAGTCTCAATGAAATTGCACGTTCAACAGGATTTGAATATGACACTTACTTTATAAAACAATTTACAGCTAAAAGAGGGCTATCCCCTACATCATATCGGAATTTTTGCCGTGAGCATGCCGCATCTTTATAA